Genomic segment of Fundidesulfovibrio magnetotacticus:
CAGCTGGCCATGCTGGAGCAGAATCCGGGCAGGGTGTGCCTCGTGGGCTGGTTCCGGAACCCGGAGCGGGAAAAGATCGGCCGGTTCACCGCGCCCCTCTACAAGGACAGGCCCGTGGCGGCCCTCGCGCGCACCCACGACAGGCGCTTCCGCCAGGGCATGAGCGTGCGCGAGGCCCTGGGCGATCCCACGCTGCTTCTGCTGATGAAGGACAGCTATTCCTACGGCAAGGAGCTGGACGCGCTCATCGCGGCCTCTGCGGTTCGCATCGAGAAGACTGCGGCGGAGAACGTGGCCATGGCCCGGATGATCCGCGCCGGGCGGGCGGGGTACATGTTCATCGCCCCCGAGGAGGCCGAGGAGCTTCTGCGCGGCGAGGAGTTCCGTGACGGCGGGCTCACGCTCGTCACCTTCGGCGACGCGCCGGAAGGCGAGGAGCGCCACCTGCTGTGCAGCGGGCAGGTGAGCGCGGAGGAGATCCGCCGGATCGACGAGGCGCTGCTGCGCCGCCAAGCCCCGCGTCCCCGAAACTGAGAGGGCGGGGGCATCTTATCCCCCCGTATGTCGCCCCGATCAACCCTCGGTTCCACCGCCGTGCCCTCCGACCTGTCCG
This window contains:
- a CDS encoding transporter substrate-binding domain-containing protein, with product MTVSRLIISMAILALAGSLALAGEPVLVLYNERPPYLITGPDGRVRGLTADPAEAALTAANIPHKWVLTPARRQLAMLEQNPGRVCLVGWFRNPEREKIGRFTAPLYKDRPVAALARTHDRRFRQGMSVREALGDPTLLLLMKDSYSYGKELDALIAASAVRIEKTAAENVAMARMIRAGRAGYMFIAPEEAEELLRGEEFRDGGLTLVTFGDAPEGEERHLLCSGQVSAEEIRRIDEALLRRQAPRPRN